Part of the Companilactobacillus zhachilii genome is shown below.
ACCCTACCGCATTCAACGACACTATGGATTCAATTAAAGACGCTATTGATGATAAAGCTGTTGGTTATGCAAAGGTCGATAGGGAGCTTGATAAGGACGAAAAAGCACTACGTGAGGAATCACAACGTCTATCGGCACGTGCTAAGGCTATCAATAACAACCGCCGTATCTTAAAGCAGAACTTACAAGATGCGATGGAAACCACAGGCAAAACTAAGATCAAGACTAAGGAATTCACTATCTATATTCAGAACAATCCGGCATCGGTCAAAATTCCAGATGAAGGTAAAATTCCAGCTTATCTCACTAAGAAAACTATCGTTCCTGATAAAACTCGTATCAAAGAATTATTAAAGGAAGGAAAAGATGTGCCTGGTGCCGAATTAAGTGTCAGTTCATCTTTACGGATTAGATAGGGATTGTATAAATTGAGAGATTACCAATTAGATGAATTACAAAAAATCTATAACTCATTTGATCATGGACATCGTTCAATAATTGTACAATCTCCTCCCTAGAACTGGAAAGACGGTTTTAATGGCTGAGATTGCTAAACGAGCGACTAATAAGGGTAATCGAATATTGTTCGTTGTTCATCGTAAAGAAATTGTTGACCAGGTTGTTAGAACTTTTAAACAGCAAGGTGTGGATATGTCCCTGGCAAAAATTGGAATGGTCCAAACAATTACTAGGCGTGTGGATAAACTCAAAGAACCGTCAATTATATTTGTCGATGAGGCACATCATGTTCTAGCTAAGAGCTACAGACGGATATTGGATAAATTCCCGAATGCGTTAAAACTACTATTTACAGCCACGCCTTACAGATTGAATGGCGAAGGATTTGAGAGTGTCGCTGACGATTTAATCCTGGGCAATTCAATCAAGCAATTAATCAAAGATGGATTCCTGGCACCTGTCGATTACTACGCACCAGTTCAATTAGATGTTTCACAACTTAAAACTAAGAGAAACGGTGAGTTTGATGAAAAATCTATTGAGGAAGCATTCAAACCTAAGGTTTATGGCAATGCCGTTAAAACTTTCAAGAAGTTAGCAGGCAATAAACAGGCTATTGCATACACATACAACGTGGCAAGTGCTGAACGACTGGCAAATGAATTAAACACCAATGGAATAGTAGCAAGAGCAGTAAGTGGTAATACACCAAAAGACAAGCGAGATTCGATTATTAACGATTATCGGGATGGAAAGATTCAAGTAGTAACCAATGCTGAATTATTTACGGAAGGTTTGGATTTACCGAATGTTGATGTAGTAATTATGCTACGTCCCACACAATCGTTATCGCTGTTTCTTCAATTCGCCATGAGGTGCATGAATCCGAGAAAAGGTAAGACAGCAATCATTATTGATCACGTTGGAAATGTTAACCGTTTCGGATTGCCAACACAGGCACATCACTGGACACTGGAAGGAAATAAAAAAGAAAAGTCTAGTCAATCAAGGGATGAAATAAAGCCTGTTACAACGTGTCCAAAGTGCTTCGCTACATTCTATCGCAAAGGTGATAAATGCCCGTTCTGTTGGGCAGAATTGACCGAAGAAAGAGTTCTGGAAGTAGTAGAAGACGCCAAGCTTGAAAAGGTCAAAGAAGAACGGCTACGTAAAGCCAAATTAATAATGGAAGATAACGTTATTAATAATGTGGCTGACAAGCGGCCAAATGAATTAAATAACTATGAAGAAATTAAAGCATTTGGCAAGCTTAATCATTACAAACCAGGTTGGGTTTACTTTTATGCAAAGAAAAGAGGATTTATTAAATGAGTATTTTACCAGAGAATAAGCCACACAAACCAATTGATACTCCCCATAATTTCTTTATTTATGGAGCTACCATGTCTGGAAAGAGTTACTTAGCTGAAAGGTTTCCGAGTCCATTATTTCTAAATACAGATGGTAATTCATTGGCTCAATCCGCACCAGCCATTCAAATTAGAAATGTTAAAAACGCTAATGGGCGGGGATTAAAACAAAGTGTTATTAATCAACTAGATGAAATTATAAGAGCATTACAGAACGAAAATCATTCATATAAAACGGTAGTTGTCGATGTTATTGATGATGTCTGTGTGATGTTAGAACAAGCAATATGTGCAGGAGAAGGGGTTCAAACACTTGCTGATATTGGCTATGGAAAAGGCTTTTCAATGTTCAATACAGTTCTTCAAGAACTAGTAATGGATTTAAAGGCATTGCCACTAAATGTGGTGTATATCAGCCGTGCGGTAACTGAGGGAGAAGGTATTCAAGCACACGAAGTACCTAGCCTTAGAACTAAGTATTACAACATTGTAAATGGAAATGCTGACCTAGTAATTTACACACAGCGAATTGGAAAACGCTATATCCGCAAGGTTACTGATAGACGAAAGGAATACATTCGTGAACAAATTAATGATTCTAAAATTTTACATATTTTAGATAATATTCCAGGAGTTTACGACAAGCCTGTCAAAACTTCAATTGAAGAACAAAAAAAAATTATTAAAGAACAAGAAGACAAACAAACTGAGGGAGATAAATAAATATGAGTTTACTAGATGCAAAGAACAATGCTTTAAAAGGATTTGATCCAAAGAAGGACGATCCAAATGCAATGGATCAAATTCCATCTGGAAAATATAAAGTTATTTTTAAAGGACTTGAACACAAAGCATCGGCTAAAGGCTGGGAACATTTAATGATTACGGTTCAAGTTTTAGAAGGAGAACACGCTGGAAAGATGGACTTTAATAGATTTTCACTTGAATCACCAACACCCGATAACATCGTCTCTGCCAGTATTAAATTGATTGCTAAATTAGCAGTGGCTTTGGGGATTACTTTAAAAGATGAAGATTGGACTGACTATGATACTTTGGCTGCCGCTTTCATTGATGGCAAAGGACAAGCAGTCGAAATGGAATTAAGTGTTCGTGAGAATAAGAAAAAACCTGATTTTCCTTATAAGACATACAATTTCAGTGGCATTCCTAATGATCCATTCAATTCAAACAATGCACCAGAAGTTGATGATTCAGAATTACCATTTTAATTAATAATTCAGTGCAGTAACACTTTAAATAATGCCAAATAGGGTGGAATGCCCGATAGGAGGAAGGACATGAAGAATTTAGTTAATTATGCAGTGGCTTACGCTGAAAAAGGCTTGAGCGTCCTTCCTATGTTTGATAAACAGCCATTAATAAAGTTTGCAGATAAACCAGCCTTAACACCTGATGAAGTTCGAAAAGTATGGGAAAAATTTCCATACGCACAGATTGCAATTAGAACAGTAAATATATTTGTAATCGATATTGATACTAAAGAAGCACATGGTCATGACGGTTTTAGGTCAATTGATGAGTATGCACATAAGGATTTGTTGATACCAACACTTGAACAGGAAACTGCTTCAGGTGGTAGACAGATGATTTACTTCAAACGTTCGGATATGGATATGACTCAACACATTGGTTGGATGCCAGGTGTTGACGTTAAAGCTCATGTTAATAATTATTTCATGATTGCACCAAGCGAGCGAAAAGGTAAGCAATACAAATGGCTTAACCATAACCCAATAGTCACTCCTAGCAAGGAATTAATTGAATTAATTAGTAAAAAAACGATTAGTCAGTCTTCATATAATCACAGCAATTATAAATTTAGTGATGAGAAGACAGCCACATCTGAATTGTTTGAATCAATTGTAAATGGATTGGGCGAAACAGGTGGCAGAAACAATGCCTTAGCAAGTTTTGTGGGTGGACTATTGTTCCGTAACGTTGAGGTTAAAACAGCCTATGAACTGGCTAAACAAGCTAATAATAATACACCCAAGTCTTTACCATCTAATGAGTTTGAAAAAACTTTCGAGTCAATGGTTAAAAAAGAAATCAGAAGGAGAGGAGGAAACAAATGAGTTTAGAAGAATCAATGAATATTCTTTCAGAAATGCAAAAAAAAGATAAGCCTAAAAAAATAGTTAATATGCCTATTCCATTTGAATTGAATGCAAAAGATGCTATAAAGACTAACAGCTTAAAAAATATCGGGTTAATTCTTGAAAGAGATCCAATGTTAAAGAATGTTTTTGCATTTAATGATTTCACTCATGAAATAGGAGTTGTTAAAGATATTCCTGATTTAAATATAAAAAAAGGTCAAATGTTAGATGATTATGATCCAGCAATTCTAAGGTATGTTGAAGATAAATATGGCGTATTTTTTAATAGAAATTTACTTCAAATGGCAGTTACTAATGATGCACGAAAGAGAGAATATAATCCGGTTACAGATTACTTTGATTTTGTGTATATGAATTGGGACGGTAAAAAACGTGTAGCTGACTTTCTACCCACATTTCTAGGAGCTGAAAAATCAGATATAACAACACTTATAACCAAATTGTTTTTTACAGGAGCTGTTTCTAAAGCTTATGAACCTGATACTAAGTTTGACTTTGTATTAGACCTAGTAGGAGGACAAGGAGCTGGTAAAACAACGTTCTTAATCAAAATGGCTAAAGATTGGTATACAGATCAGTTCTCAGACTTCAAGGATAAGGATAGTTACTCAGTAATGCTCAGAAATTTAATCGTTAATGATGATGAAATGACGGCAACTAATAATAGTAGCTTTGAGAGTTTGAAGAAATTCGTATCAGCACAAGAGTTAGAATTTAGACCACCTTATGGAAAGAAGTCAATTAGATATGATAAGAACTTTGTTTTAGCTAGGACAACTAATGAAATGACTTATTTAAAGGATAGAACTGGTGAACGGAGATTTTTACCTATCAAAGTAGATAGTAGTAAACAGCTTATGAGTCCGTTTACAGACTTAACTGATGAGGTTATTGATCAAATGTGGGGAGAATTTACAAGTTATTATCAACATAGTTTTAGTTTTGGCCTTACTAAAGAACAAGAAAATTTATTAACTGAACATCGTGAAGACTTCATGTATATAGATGAAGTAGAAACGAAAATTGATGAATGCTTAAATGATTGGCCAGATGATTTTATTAGTAGCAGTCAAGTAGCTAAATATTTAGGTGAAGAAAACTTAGTTAAAAATAGAAGATTAGCAAAGAAGATTAAATACGTAATGGATAACAAATTTGGATGGACATACGTAAAAAATCCAAAACGAGGATATAGAAAGGACACTAAATAGACACTAATAGGCACTAAAAATAGACTTAGTGCCTAGTCTCTACCCTTAGAGCTTCAAGGCTTATATAAATAATAAGGCACTAAAGGCACTAATAAGTAGTATAGGTTATATATATTTATATATTAGGTATATATATAGGGGATAAGAAAAATTAGTGCCTAATGCCTAAATGAGACCTAACCCCTTGAAAGAGTAAGAAAAGTTAACGCCTAGCTTAGTGCCTAGTAGTGCCTGGTAATTATGAATAAATCAGAACAACAAATTCAAAATGATATCCGTGTTGCTGTGAGTTTAGATCATTGCAAAGTATTTAGAGCCAACGTTGGTAGTATTCGATTACCAAACGGTAAGTTTTTTCAAACAGGATTACCAAATGGCTATCCGGATTTACACGGATATAAAATTTCAAACGGTAAGATATTTTACCTTGAAGTTAAAACACCAACAGGTAGACCACGACCAGACCAGATACAGTTTCATAATCAATTGATGTCTGATCATATTATTCACGGTATAGCACGCAGTCCAGAAGATGCATTGAAAATAATAGATGAGGAGCTGGTTGGATATGGATTTTAACCGCCGACCAGCTTAACAAACCAACACATTACAAATATACATCATGACATATAGAGGAGAAAATTATGAGTAAAAGACAATTAAGCATTAAATATAAGGATTTAGTAGATTACGTAAATGAACAGAAGCCCGAAAAAACACTAGTCAAAATTTTAGATGATTCAACTAGACAAGCAAAAGACTGTTATAACCCAGGCAGTAAGTTATGGAGAATTCTTGAAGAGCTTTATACAACTTGTTTATCTGACAACGAAATCATTGATCTAGTTGAAACGATTATTGATATCTATAACAGTAATTACGAACTTGAAGAGACTAAACATTATTGGAAATTAAATATGTTTGGAATCGGCGGTAATAAATTGTATGCTTTCAAATTCTATTTACCTGACCGTACAGTTGGTATTGTTTCAGAAGATGATGTCTTAACTGCTGGTAAATTTACTAGGAATGAATTGACTGAAATGTTAGCTAATACAGATACAAATCTTACTATTGATAATTTTGACCCCGTGGAGGATTTAGACGAATGAAAAGACAACTAGAAAGTAAATATAAAAAGATAGTAGATTGCATCAATAATGCTAAGCAAAATGATAATTATTTGGGACAAATTCTTAGAGACTATTTAGATGGATTCGGAAGTCTGGGAAATATGTTTACAGAGCTGGACCTCGGAGATACATGGTCGTCTGACGATACTGTAATTCCAATTATTACAGATATTTATTTCGATAATTACGAGTTACAGCAACCTAAACATATGTACAGACTGGCTGATATCGATTCAGACAAAGGAGCTATCTATTTAACGCTTAAGGATGACTACTATACATTGCAAGTATGGTCTTATTCCACTAACAAATATCAAGAATTAACAGATAAACAATTTCAAGAATTCCTAAGCCAACATACTAAATTTACAGCCGACATGTTCGAAAAAATGGAGGTGTAAAACATGGTTTCAATAGTTCCAATTGTATGTGATATTGAATCAGATTATGGCAGCGTTAAAAATGCTGATTTGTTTGATAAACGATTAGTTGAAATTCGTAAACGATTCAATCACGGTATTGATCCAATTGTTAAGTCAGAGCTAGGAATTGATATTGAAGTAGCACAACGCTTGCTTGATTCAAAAATGACTAAATCTAAAGTAGCTGAAATGCTTGGAATCAAAGAATATCAATTAAATAGATACATCATTAATGGATATCTCACATATGAAAATCACAGAGGGAAATCAACAGCTAAGAAATCAAGATTCCAACTTTACAAAAACGGCGACTATGTTGTTTCAGGCACATATTCAGAAATTTCGGAAACGACTGGAATTTCAGCCAATTCTCTAAGATACTACCGTTCAAATAAATATAAGCAAAGACATCACACGGTTAGATATCGAATGGTGCCAATCAAATAGGAGTAAACAACTATGGGTTCAGAAGAATTTGCAGAAGCTTGGATATTTTATTCAAAAAAAGAGGAGAACAAAGACATGACAGAAAAACGAGTATTAAACGGTTACAGCAAGGACGTACAAGTAGATTTTAAGAAATTAAGTGAGGACTATGATTTTCCACTATATGAAATTATGGAAGACTCATTTAGACATTTACCAGCTTTACAGAATTTAATAGATGTAATTCAAGATGAAGATGATGACAAAAGATTACTTCAAGATATTGCTGATTACATTAATGGCAAAGCTAAGTTTTCTGAACAAAAATATTATATTAAAATGCCTAAAGTAAATTATCCCTATCTTATACGAGATATGGGCGGCAAATTTGATCACGCTCAATCACCTGATATATTAGGCAGTGGTGAAAATAGCTTTACTGAACAAGAAATCAAAGCTATCGATTCAAGATATATGGTATTCGCTGTGCCAGTGGAGGCAGACGATGAATAAAGAAAAAGTAATAGGCATTTCAAATAGACTAAACAGCATCGTAGATGAAGCTAACAGACATCCTAATGGTAATCCGGGGCATATTACATGGAGTAAGGCGGTTTATGCAATTGAATGTCTATCTAAAGAAGTTAATTCAAAGCCTGTTATGCCTGAAGTTTTTGATGACTTTGCAAAGAAGTTTGATTTAACGATTCAACAAGGCGAACAAAGTTTAGATGAAGCATTAAACGAAATTTATATGATGTATATGCATGGCGGTAGTAAGTTCAATGATTTAGAAGACTATATGAGAAGTCATGGAGATGAAGAATTTTACACCAAGTGTGTCGATGCACTAGTAAATGGTTATGAGGTGGAGCATGGCTAAATGGGTAACGGTACGTATTAATCACGAGACAGGAACTACATTGGAAACCTTAAAGATAAATCGAATTAAAGGGATGTATACATCTTCAATAATAATGAATATCAATTACTTCATAGCGTATGATGGTATGTTTGGATATCAAGCTTTGGAAACTACTAAGGCTGATTATAAATTGTTAACAAGAATTTTAGAGCTACCAGAATTAAACGTTTGAGAGGAAATTAAATGATAATTGATGAATTTGCAAGAAAGACCGCCGAAATACAAGAACTTTTAATGAATAATGATAAGTGCTTGTTAGAAGAGAATAAGCAATTGAAGGAACGAATTAGTAAGCAAGAACTTAATTGGAAGTTAGTTGAAGGTATTGGTTATGGGATTATTGTAAGTACAATTTTTATTAACAATTTGGATAATTAGACAACAAAAAAGCCACCCACAAATGTGAGCAGCTAATTAATTGGTTCCAGCAAATCAATTATATCACTACGGGGGCTGTATTAATGGGATTATTTCCAGAACTAGACGAAGATCAAACAATTAAAAACGTTAAATACTATTTTGAACACGAGTTTCCAAGGTTAAAGGTTCGCTCACATATGAATATTGCTTCTATACAGTCGCCCAGTTTTGATACAGTTGGAACTTCAGGAACGACTAGAAATACGCAAGAAGACAAAATTATGGGGCAATTGTGGGCAACAGATTTGGTTAAGGCTACTTATAAAATGGTAGAGCGTATGCCAGATGGACCAGATAACCATTATTTTAAAACAATTATAAAATATTGCTTTTTGTATGGAAAAGGTAATACCGTGGCTTTAGAACAGACCGGGTATGAATCATCGAGATATTTCGAATGTAAAAGAATGGCTATGTTGTATTTCGCCGATTCATTCAGCGATTATTATGACATGGAAGTAAATGTTATGAAAAATGAAAATAGTGGAGTTTGAGTGGACAAAGTCCGTAGGACATTCGGAGTGATTCTGAGTAATATTGGTATCGTAGAAAAGATTAGATATGCGGTTACTCTACCGTTTAAAAGGAGCTCATTTGTTAGAAGAGTTATGATAACGCTCTTCATTTCGTGAGAACGCGTGGGCGAGTTAATAAAGACCAATTTTAGATAGACGTTCCTTCCCAGGACTTAATATTATTTTACATGCTACTTCGATTAACTTCAGGTTCAACTCCTGGTTCTCACATTGGCCGGCGGAAAACGGCCATAAAATATAAAGGAAAGCCTCGTTTTTCCTTTTTGTAAATAACATATAGTATATGAATACGGTAGCGACACTAATTCATATACAACAGTAGCTAGTGGCGCAAAGGGTAACGTAGTCCAGCTCTCTTAAAAGCAGAGTTCTAGATAATATCTTTGAAGGGTATTATCACGGATAGGTTTTGATTAGTTTATAAATCCCGGGAAACTATTCAAGGAAATCCTGGTGCAAGGTTCGATTCCTTGCCTAGCTATATATGATTATGAAAACAGCCTTTTGGTAATGATCATAGTCATTAATGGTATTAACATAGGCCTAGCCTGGTGAATACTTAATTATATTAGCCGTGAAACTTACGCCGACTATTCGTACGTTGGCTGACATCGTGATGATGAGGGGGCAGACGTGTTACCGTTAAGGCTAATCGTAGTGTGATAGTTCACTAAACTGAACGGTTCTCTAAGCAGGACGGGTAAGGACGTGGGTTCGAATCCCACTCACACTATATCAATTAGATCAGTCAACTATGGCTGGTCTTTTTATTTTGGAGGAAAGCGATTATGTTCGTTAGAAGATGTAAGCATAGTGGCTGTCATAACTTAGTGAGTGGTAACAGTCCATTCTGTAGCAAACACATGGCAGACCTATCAGCATATGAAGAACGTATAGCGAAGCAACGTTCACATATCAAGAGACATCAGCAAGAGTACAATGCTACTGCTCGTGCTGCTAATGATGAACGCAAGCAACGTGACGGCTTCTATCATTCAATAGAATGGAAGCACATCCGATTGTCTGTACTTGAGCGTGACAACTACGTTTGCCAATACTGCTATCGCTTTGGCATTGTGAGACCAGCCAATACAGTTGATCATATCGTACCAGGTCAAGTAGCACCGGAGCTTATCCGAGACACTTCTAACTTAGCTACAATCTGCCGTGAATGTCACAGGCGTAAGACAGATTGGGAACATAAGTTCTACCACACAGGATACAAAAATAATAATCAAAAAATACAAAAAGATATTTTATTAAAAGGCATTTCAGAATTGCCGAACTTTTCAAAATAGACCCCCGCCTACTGTCTCTAGGGAGACAGCTCGCATAGTGGGCATGAGCTTTAAAAAAAGTCCGAAAATTAAACTTTTAACGTAGGAGGTGAGAGTATGAACCCAAGAAACGCAGGTAGAAAGCCTAATTTAGCTGTTGTAGACCCACGACATCCAGAACAAAAGGCACGTCAAACTGCCGTCAAACAAGCTAGAAAGAAGCTTAAAAAGCTACCTAGTAGAGCACCAAGCTATTTAATGCCAGAAGCTAAGAAATTGTGGAAGACATTAGTGCCACAGCTTGAATCAGTCGGATTAGTTAGCGTTTTAGATCAAACTAATCTCGAATTATTCTGCACACAGTATGCCATGTACTTAGATGCAGTTAATAGTATTTCAGAACATGGTCAAGTTTACATGGATGAGAATGGAAATCTCAAAAAGAACCCAGCCGTTGGTATTATTGATAATTGTTCTAAAACTTTACGCTCATTAGGTATGACTTTGGGAATTGATTTTAACTCTCACTCTCAACGTATTGGTGTAAGTGGAAATGATTCCAACGATATTGATATTCAAAAAGAATTGAAGAAGTTTGGAGGCTAGTTGATGGACTTATCAAAAATAAAACGTAGTCAACGACCACTTGAACTTTTAAAAGAGTACCGTTCAAGAAACTTCAGTGACATTAAAGAAAAATACAAAGATGAAGGTACAAAATATGCTTTTAAAGTTTTAGATTTAGAAGTTATCTCTGGTTACAATATGAAACTTGCAGCATACAGACAATTGAGGGACCTTCAATGTGTCGAAGACTCAACTTATAACTATCCTTATTACTATGATGTTGAAAAGTGTCAACAAGTTTTAAACTTTGCAGATATTTGTCCAAACGTTGATACAGGAGAGCCGGTGCCTTTAATGGATTGGCAAAACTTTATACTTTGCTTAATGTTTGGCTGGCGAGAAATTAAAACAGGAAATAAACGTTATGGTTCAGTTATTATTTCTGTTGCTCGTGGACAAGGGAAAACTTATTTAATGTCTATTATTGCTTGCTATTCTTATCTAATCGAAACTATGGGACTGGATAATCAAGATCTCATGGTTACTTCAAACATCACTGATCAAGCAAGAAAAATCTATGGCTATATTTCAACCATGATGAACAAAATCATTGATAAGAATGTCGTATTTAATGAAGTAAAGAATAAAACCGATTTAGATGTTCAATACAATAAGGTAATTCAGCGTAAAACTAATAATAGATTGTTACAGCTATCGGCAGAGAGTGGTAAGTTTGATTCTTACCACTTTTTGTTTGCCGTCTATGATGAAGCTGGAGAAACTAATCACTCTGTTGTTACTAGTAAAATTACATCCGGTCAAGTTAAAGTTCCTAATTCGCAGTTCACTCAAATTTCTACTGCTTATCCCGATTCTACAGTTCCTTTTAAACAAGAGGAAGATTCCATCATTAAAATTATGGAATGTGACGAACATGAAGAGGGCGACCGTAAATTAGTTTTAATTTGGGCTCAAGATAGTGAAGATGAAATGAATGATCCTGAAACTTGGGCTAAAAGTAATCCTTTACTATTACTGCCAAGCGAACATGATAATTTGATGTCAGGCTTGAAACAGGAGCTTGATGATAAGCGCTTGTCGGGTGAAGAGTTTAGATTTGCTAATAAGAATTTAAATCTATGGCTAGACTACAAGACTAATTCATATATTGATTTAGATGATTGGGAAGCTACTACTTCTACTACTGATTTTGATATTAAAGGTAAAGACGTATATATCGGCTTTGATGCCAGTCTTACATCCGATAACACTTCACTAACGTTCATCTTTCCTTATAAAGAGAACGGCATGGAACGGTACCATATCATGCAGCATTCTTTTATTCCATGGAAGTTAATGGGTTCCATTTCAGCAAAGGAAAAATCAGATGGTATTGAGTATCGTAAGTTTGCCGAACTAGGCTATTGCACAATTACTAATAATGAACGTGGACTTATTAATTTAGATCAAGTCTACACGTGGCTTATGACATTCGTAGAGAAAAATAAATTAAATGTATTGTTCTTTGGTTATGATGCTTTAAGAACCAACAATTTCACTCAAGCATTAAACGACAAGACAGACTGGAACATTATGCCTATTAAACAAACATCATATGTTTTAACTGAATCAATTAAATACATTCAGGATAGTTTCTTCCACAGAAATATTTCTCATGAAGACGATGAAATTATGAAGAAAGCATTAATGAATGCTGAAGTTGGTGAGAACAGAGCTGG
Proteins encoded:
- a CDS encoding ArpU family phage packaging/lysis transcriptional regulator, whose translation is MGLFPELDEDQTIKNVKYYFEHEFPRLKVRSHMNIASIQSPSFDTVGTSGTTRNTQEDKIMGQLWATDLVKATYKMVERMPDGPDNHYFKTIIKYCFLYGKGNTVALEQTGYESSRYFECKRMAMLYFADSFSDYYDMEVNVMKNENSGV
- a CDS encoding virulence-associated E family protein, whose amino-acid sequence is MSLEESMNILSEMQKKDKPKKIVNMPIPFELNAKDAIKTNSLKNIGLILERDPMLKNVFAFNDFTHEIGVVKDIPDLNIKKGQMLDDYDPAILRYVEDKYGVFFNRNLLQMAVTNDARKREYNPVTDYFDFVYMNWDGKKRVADFLPTFLGAEKSDITTLITKLFFTGAVSKAYEPDTKFDFVLDLVGGQGAGKTTFLIKMAKDWYTDQFSDFKDKDSYSVMLRNLIVNDDEMTATNNSSFESLKKFVSAQELEFRPPYGKKSIRYDKNFVLARTTNEMTYLKDRTGERRFLPIKVDSSKQLMSPFTDLTDEVIDQMWGEFTSYYQHSFSFGLTKEQENLLTEHREDFMYIDEVETKIDECLNDWPDDFISSSQVAKYLGEENLVKNRRLAKKIKYVMDNKFGWTYVKNPKRGYRKDTK
- a CDS encoding VRR-NUC domain-containing protein, whose amino-acid sequence is MNKSEQQIQNDIRVAVSLDHCKVFRANVGSIRLPNGKFFQTGLPNGYPDLHGYKISNGKIFYLEVKTPTGRPRPDQIQFHNQLMSDHIIHGIARSPEDALKIIDEELVGYGF
- a CDS encoding DEAD/DEAH box helicase, with the translated sequence MYNLLPRTGKTVLMAEIAKRATNKGNRILFVVHRKEIVDQVVRTFKQQGVDMSLAKIGMVQTITRRVDKLKEPSIIFVDEAHHVLAKSYRRILDKFPNALKLLFTATPYRLNGEGFESVADDLILGNSIKQLIKDGFLAPVDYYAPVQLDVSQLKTKRNGEFDEKSIEEAFKPKVYGNAVKTFKKLAGNKQAIAYTYNVASAERLANELNTNGIVARAVSGNTPKDKRDSIINDYRDGKIQVVTNAELFTEGLDLPNVDVVIMLRPTQSLSLFLQFAMRCMNPRKGKTAIIIDHVGNVNRFGLPTQAHHWTLEGNKKEKSSQSRDEIKPVTTCPKCFATFYRKGDKCPFCWAELTEERVLEVVEDAKLEKVKEERLRKAKLIMEDNVINNVADKRPNELNNYEEIKAFGKLNHYKPGWVYFYAKKRGFIK
- a CDS encoding phage terminase small subunit P27 family, with product MNPRNAGRKPNLAVVDPRHPEQKARQTAVKQARKKLKKLPSRAPSYLMPEAKKLWKTLVPQLESVGLVSVLDQTNLELFCTQYAMYLDAVNSISEHGQVYMDENGNLKKNPAVGIIDNCSKTLRSLGMTLGIDFNSHSQRIGVSGNDSNDIDIQKELKKFGG
- a CDS encoding HNH endonuclease, with protein sequence MADLSAYEERIAKQRSHIKRHQQEYNATARAANDERKQRDGFYHSIEWKHIRLSVLERDNYVCQYCYRFGIVRPANTVDHIVPGQVAPELIRDTSNLATICRECHRRKTDWEHKFYHTGYKNNNQKIQKDILLKGISELPNFSK
- a CDS encoding siphovirus Gp157 family protein, whose protein sequence is MATLYELTGSYHQLLELAEDVDPTAFNDTMDSIKDAIDDKAVGYAKVDRELDKDEKALREESQRLSARAKAINNNRRILKQNLQDAMETTGKTKIKTKEFTIYIQNNPASVKIPDEGKIPAYLTKKTIVPDKTRIKELLKEGKDVPGAELSVSSSLRIR
- a CDS encoding DUF1642 domain-containing protein — encoded protein: MGSEEFAEAWIFYSKKEENKDMTEKRVLNGYSKDVQVDFKKLSEDYDFPLYEIMEDSFRHLPALQNLIDVIQDEDDDKRLLQDIADYINGKAKFSEQKYYIKMPKVNYPYLIRDMGGKFDHAQSPDILGSGENSFTEQEIKAIDSRYMVFAVPVEADDE
- a CDS encoding bifunctional DNA primase/polymerase; protein product: MKNLVNYAVAYAEKGLSVLPMFDKQPLIKFADKPALTPDEVRKVWEKFPYAQIAIRTVNIFVIDIDTKEAHGHDGFRSIDEYAHKDLLIPTLEQETASGGRQMIYFKRSDMDMTQHIGWMPGVDVKAHVNNYFMIAPSERKGKQYKWLNHNPIVTPSKELIELISKKTISQSSYNHSNYKFSDEKTATSELFESIVNGLGETGGRNNALASFVGGLLFRNVEVKTAYELAKQANNNTPKSLPSNEFEKTFESMVKKEIRRRGGNK
- a CDS encoding AAA family ATPase, with product MSILPENKPHKPIDTPHNFFIYGATMSGKSYLAERFPSPLFLNTDGNSLAQSAPAIQIRNVKNANGRGLKQSVINQLDEIIRALQNENHSYKTVVVDVIDDVCVMLEQAICAGEGVQTLADIGYGKGFSMFNTVLQELVMDLKALPLNVVYISRAVTEGEGIQAHEVPSLRTKYYNIVNGNADLVIYTQRIGKRYIRKVTDRRKEYIREQINDSKILHILDNIPGVYDKPVKTSIEEQKKIIKEQEDKQTEGDK
- a CDS encoding DUF669 domain-containing protein: MSLLDAKNNALKGFDPKKDDPNAMDQIPSGKYKVIFKGLEHKASAKGWEHLMITVQVLEGEHAGKMDFNRFSLESPTPDNIVSASIKLIAKLAVALGITLKDEDWTDYDTLAAAFIDGKGQAVEMELSVRENKKKPDFPYKTYNFSGIPNDPFNSNNAPEVDDSELPF